In Planococcus citri chromosome 4, ihPlaCitr1.1, whole genome shotgun sequence, the genomic window AAACATCATCGACCAATTTCTCAAGCTCAGACCATCTGCTGGGTTTAAAAATGAACACAGAATCGGTTTTATTCGATTCTAGAatttgtttcttgaaatttatcatCGTAGACTCGTCGGGGGAGTAAAATTCGAcgaatttatttaaatattGGAACTCTCCGTTTTCGAATAATCGATTGCAATGATTTCTGACGATGGTTGATTTCATCATTTGTTTCTTAAACTGCGTGATTTCATCGTCGTCTGGTATACAAAGCTTGATGATTTTACCAACTTCGGAAAAATGATCATTAACCATTAAATTATCACCGTGTTCCAATATAATATCCTTTCTGTAGCTGGGCGACGAATAAGACAACGTAGCCATCAAGAATCTCAAACTATGAGGTAGGGAGCAAAACGTAGGCATGAAATAATACTTTATAAGTACCTCTTTCCTCTCATTGAGTAAGTATCTCTTCTGATGATCGTAGGCTGATTCCCACAACTTGACCATCACAGGTATATAATCCTCGTTGAAAAGCCTCTCATCTAATATCTTCTCCACCAGCGACGCAAACTGTTCACCGGTCATCGAATTCTTGATCCGGGTCCATATTGCAAACGCTGTCTCAGGCTCGGATAAACGAGTCCAAAAATTCACTATGATATCGACTGGTATCTTGAGAAGAATTTCACGTAACTGCGATTCGTTCATTTTAGCCAGCAAACGTTTCTGGAACCGGATAGTGGGCCATTTGGTCAACAACTCGATTGTCTTCGTGATTTGATCTGGTTCACTCAAACGATCCCAAAAATACTCGATAGCGTACCAATTATCAACTTCGTTCTGACTCACCATAATGAAACTGGCCAACGATTCGGACGAATCACTAGTTGGTAATTTATGTAGCTCGTTATTCAAGTAATTCATCCAATAAAACGTAAGAGGGCTGTTGTCGTAatcaatttcttcgaaaaaactGTCGAGTTCGAAATCTGGAGACagggtttttatttcatcttctaAACAATATTTACACATGATTCCGAATTTCTCCACGTCCGTCAAGTCAGTCAATAACAGCATTTTTTGGGCGGTTTTCTTGTAATCTATTCGGCCATCCGAGTGCCAAACGCAACACTTGAGATGGGGACGacaaatgattaatttttctcgTGGTAACGTTTCGTATTTACTGTAACCGATCCAACTATCGAGTTCATTTTCGACTTTCAACAGACATTCTTTGATGAGCTCTTGGATGAGATGAGGAGAAGTAAGATGCTGTATAGATTTCTCTACTTCTTCGCGATATTTTTCGTTAAGCGAGTCGCCCAGTTCATCTTCTTCTTCGTTGAATGTCCCATTGAAGAAGAAATTATACCATAAGGAAATAGCTATTTTCATAGAAGATATTTCTTGTGCTGTTGGTAGGGTTTCATTGAACAGCAGATGAATTCCTTGCAAATCAATCGGCGGCGAGGCGCTCATTTTGAATAcctgaaaatcgaaattcgaattcagaTTTCGAAAATGGATCTTAGCTCGAGCAAAATCGTATAAAACGAAGGTATACGCGAGAAATACTCTTTATTCCATCGCTTGTCCTCATATAAGTAGgctgttaatttttcaaaagccacgagaaaataaatttatcTTATCAAAAAAGgaagtaggtacaggtaggtaatgaaaaaatgaacaaaaattctgaatgctgaaaaatttatacctaatcTTTCAGCAGGGAACCTTTCAAACTagcactctccgatttgaacgaaatcaaatTAGATTGAAAGACCAGACTCTAAAATCCctattaccaaaatttcaggtcctgaaatttatttttggatttttaacgaatttttgaaaattcaataaagtttggaaaaaatatttttaagacGATTTGCTTCAATTTAACTCTCAAACGTCAACAACTGCGTGAGTTTTAAGCCATTCCCGAACCTCCGACGATTTTTCAATcttctctagaaatttcaaatcgcccggaaattaagaaaattgtCACCAAGCCGATGTAGAAGCTCTGGACAGGAATTTTTTggccgaaaatcactaccttttcactacctttcaaaatatttttaacccccccccccccccaccaagaacgatttttcattttttttttgttttggtttgaACTAGGTACATAATGTAGTCGTTTTTTACATTAGAGTAAGtacacgttttcatcaattttaaatcaatgcaATGATTTTATAACCATTGCTACATTTATTCAAGTGTTATAATTTCTCATGTATAcatgataaaaatacaaaatgagcgaactcgaaaaattaacaaatcaactatttcaagaataaaattctttcaaatatgagagaggaaggattttttcaaatttttagcagtgatttttcGGGGTGTctagtccaacaaaatttcaaaataagaaatCAGGGCTTTAGCaggatattttttaaacacatgggatttttcaagagggggagggggtggatgaggcaaaattttacattaacaTTTTTCGCTTATCCgatgtcttcaaacatctcatgatttttttctagcaagcggatgtcgagaatataattttgtcatttcattttttgattttattttcacctttaaggttcttgttactgtaataaaattgggcgaataaagaacttttttcgaaataaaaaataaaaaaaaaattatggaaaatttgaacaaaatttggaaaaaaatataccaatttttcgaaaaagctatagaaaattagtattttgaggggtataGAAACGTTTTTTTCTTGGGTGAGGGGtgacaaatgaaaaagtttattatttttgcttcaaaattttaaaactagaatgattattaaaaaaaaaaaattcaaacttaaaaaaaagtaaatgagCCCGATTGAAGCGAGGCcaagaaagctttcaaaaattcatgtttcaagaagtaaaaaaaaagttgttttgatgaaggtaagtgattttttttctgattgaaacttcgaacatttcttgaatttgaacagtaagttttttatattgaaaaagaagagcaaatagcccgagcgaagcgaaggccaaggatttcaaaaataattaattcaagtccaaaaaaaatcaacaaatgagccattttctacaaaatttttcttgtgtggaaaatcggattttccgttttttttttttttcatttttactactttcactaccgactttcaaaatcactactttttcactactttcactactttcactacctggtagACACAGACACCCTGTCTGGAAAATGAGGGAATCGAAAAGTAAAACAACACACCATTTTCGtgagaaaaatcagtttttcgacTATCTTTGATGTTACTGAACTTCAAGTCGACCCttattttaaaaaggaaaattttcactactttttagTCAAAACTACCAAGAATATTACAAAGTATACTTTTTCAATAcagactttcaaaatcactactttttcactactttgggGATTACCGCGAAATTCCACGAGTGCctgttcaaaagtgaatttttgatcaatttgtaaattcttttctagaataagtgaaaaaaaacaaaattttaaaaaaaagtaggtaagtacatattatgtaacaagtgtgtttttttggcaaGAGATACATAGACCTTccattattcaataaaaatgatggtGAAATTATGCTC contains:
- the LOC135845067 gene encoding uncharacterized protein LOC135845067, which gives rise to MSASPPIDLQGIHLLFNETLPTAQEISSMKIAISLWYNFFFNGTFNEEEDELGDSLNEKYREEVEKSIQHLTSPHLIQELIKECLLKVENELDSWIGYSKYETLPREKLIICRPHLKCCVWHSDGRIDYKKTAQKMLLLTDLTDVEKFGIMCKYCLEDEIKTLSPDFELDSFFEEIDYDNSPLTFYWMNYLNNELHKLPTSDSSESLASFIMVSQNEVDNWYAIEYFWDRLSEPDQITKTIELLTKWPTIRFQKRLLAKMNESQLREILLKIPVDIIVNFWTRLSEPETAFAIWTRIKNSMTGEQFASLVEKILDERLFNEDYIPVMVKLWESAYDHQKRYLLNERKEVLIKYYFMPTFCSLPHSLRFLMATLSYSSPSYRKDIILEHGDNLMVNDHFSEVGKIIKLCIPDDDEITQFKKQMMKSTIVRNHCNRLFENGEFQYLNKFVEFYSPDESTMINFKKQILESNKTDSVFIFKPSRWSELEKLVDDVYSDVSFATNVKKQLILSSGMSCFYDWTNLDLLQQLIEITNQFLNNHEMTELKETLLRKFRDVLMDGYYWKSFDETYWKEFSSWCLCDEDKIKQFKTTLPVDEIFDKIMEIMLMRYIYEDEFNVNMLQVMDKFLKWCLVEPQFVKEYKLRRIFAFKDVEIIEASIARREEQYTTILLTWFLDNDQQQISEFKSKFSDEKVSKMI